Below is a window of Candidatus Atribacteria bacterium DNA.
TCAAATATTGGCGGGATAGTCAGAGTGTTCATCATGTACCTAAAAGACCCCTGGAAGAAATTATCATCGATTAAAAGCAAAAAGGGGACAGGCTGCTTTATTTGTCTCCTATTTTTTTAAGAGATTTTTTAATTGACAGGGTAGGAACAGCGTGTTATTATTTTGAAAATAGTAATATCTGCTGATGACGAAGGTAGGAATTAATGTCTGAAATAGTCCGTTTTGGCGTATCTTTAGAAAAAACACTTTTAGAAAAATTTGATAGATTGGTAAAAGAAAAAAAATATCCCAACCGCTCGGAAGCAATAAGAGATTTGATCAGAGAAAATCTGGTGAGAAAAGAATGGATTGAAGGGAAAGAAGTAGCGGGAGCCATTACTTTAGTGTTCGATCACCATAAGAGGGAGCTGGTAAACACCTTAACCGATATTCAACATGATTTTCACCCCTTAATTATCTCCAGCCAGCATATTCACCTTGATCATGATAATTGTTTGGAGATAATAGTAGTAAGGGGAAAACCGATAGAAGTAAGAGGATTAGCGGATGAATTAAAATCAACCAAAGGTGTAAAATATGGGTCTTTGTCTATAGCTTCTACCGGAAAAGAACTGGTTTAAAAAGAAATTTAATTTTAGGTTTTAATTGGTCCGAGATTTAATCAAGGTTAGACAACCTATTTTTTTTGCCTTATCCGTAGCACGAAATTAAAAATAGTATATAGATAATTCAGT
It encodes the following:
- the nikR gene encoding nickel-responsive transcriptional regulator NikR, whose amino-acid sequence is MSEIVRFGVSLEKTLLEKFDRLVKEKKYPNRSEAIRDLIRENLVRKEWIEGKEVAGAITLVFDHHKRELVNTLTDIQHDFHPLIISSQHIHLDHDNCLEIIVVRGKPIEVRGLADELKSTKGVKYGSLSIASTGKELV